The genomic interval CTATAATTATAAATGTGAAGTTTATAGCACTTCACGAATACAAAATTTGTTAAGGCTAGTTAATTTATTTAACTAGTCTTTTTTATTTAAAGCCATTTTTTTAAAAATTTTTCATATTTTTCATTATAATAATATATTCCGTATTTTATTTTGGTGTCATCATATAAATTTCTTGCGTCTTCACTTACCCATATTTCTATTCCTCTACTAAAAGGCTCACTGCTTTCGCTTAATATTTCAAAGAAATATCCACTGTGCCATGCTTTTGTTTCATAATCCGTTGTGTATAAATCATTTTCTGGATTTGGAATTTCACATTCTATATCTTCTATAAAATTATTGAAATCTTCAACTGTTCCTTTAAAAATTTTCATTTTTTTCTCCTTTGTTTTTTATAGCTTTTTGCTATTTTTTATGAGTTAATTATAGCATAACAATACTTAATTATATCTTAAATAAAGTATTATTATGCTATTTTTATTTAATTTTTTTTATTTTTATGCTATTTTTTTAAGAAAAATATGATATAATTATATTAAAAAAAAGGATATTATATGAATAAACAGGAATTTCAGGCGCTTTTAAAAAAAGCTGGTATAAATAAAAAAGAACTTTCGGAAATTTCAGGCATTCCATATCCAACTGTAAATGCTTGGGGTTCCAGGACACCTTATCCGCCATATATTGATTTTTTATTAAAAAATTATATAAAATCTAAAATTTACGAAGATATAAAAGATAGGATTTTGGAAATAGAAAAAATAAGCAAATAACAAAGAAAAAATGTATTTCTTTAAAATTACTATATTTTTAAAAGAGTTTTTTTAACCTATAACTTTAATTCTTACTAAATCTTTACTTTTCCATTGCTATAAACTTTTTTCGCCGTTTGTTTAAATGCGTTCTAAATCTTTAAATTATTTGTTTCTTTGTGCGTAAGGATTTCGCACCATTTTTTCGCGATTGATTAAAGTTTTTTTTATTCCTTACTTTTTTCGCGAAAAAATGTGGTGTGCGAAATAAGCCACGGCAATGCCATTCCTATCGCTGAATTACGCGAGATGTTTCAATTTTCCGTTTCCTTTTTTTACAATTTTTTCTTTTTTTCTACCACGCGTTTGCAACCGCTCTGCGGGTGCTACGCGTCTTTTTTCTTTTTTTAATTTTTTTAATTTTTGTTTTTTTATTATTATTCATTTTATTGTTAATTAACAAATACACATCTAAAGGATAGAGAAATGTTAAAACAAAAAATTAATGGCTTAATGCCTTTAACTATTGCGGCTTCTGGAAGTTCTGCGGATATGACTGCTTTACAGGCTGTTCTTGCAGGAGAAGTTGAGAGTTATGAATCTAAGGGTAATGGTGGCACTGCTATGCCTACTATTCCAAATCCCTTAAATCGTAAATCTTTTATTGTTGGTGCAAAAACACCTACAGGTAGAATTAGTTGTTATTTGAATATTCCTCATGTTAAAGTTTCAGCTCATTATAATGAGATAATTGCAGGAATAGTCGGAACATTTGATGCAGGTTACGATAGCACCGTTAAAGCGGGTTATTGCACTATGAAATTTGACGCGTAAGGAGTAAGAAATGGCAAAATGTTTGGTTAGAAATGTTATCGGTGATAGAACTTTCGGTTTTTTAGTTTCAGCTGATTCAGCTACTGCTAAAGGTTTTTGTGAAAATTTTTTAGACGGAACGTTTGAAATTTTTGAAAATGTTGCAAAATCAGGCAATCCTGTTGAAACTTTGGTTAATAAGGTTACGCTTACAGGCAAATCTAATGACGGTAGAAAAGCTACTTTTTCATTTTATGCAAAAAGTAATCTTAATGAAGATGAAATTCGTGCTGCTGTTTTGAATAAGACGTTTAATCAGGTTAAATTCGATGAAGTATATATTATTTCTATGAATCAGATTAAAATTGGTGCTTAACAGTGGAATTTATTTCATATTTTGAAGCAGGGGCTACGGCTCTTGCTTTAATTTTTACATCTTTTAATTATTATATTACATTAAGGCTTAATTCTATAGATCAGCGAATAAAAAGACTTGAAGAATTTGAAAAATATTCAAAAAAAAATTTTGATTTGATTTTTAAAATTTCAGGTCAATTAGATGTAATTTTGGATAGGTGGTTTAAAAAATGAGTGATTTTGAAATTGCTTTTATCAGACTTTGTTTTTTAGAGTTTTCAAACGCATTAAATGTTTTACATAAAAATAAAATTGAAAAAGATATAACATATTATGGAATTTATCGTTTAGCTAATCCGAATTGGCAAGGTTGGCAAGTTGTAGATAAAATTTTAAAATCAAATAATTATAATTTTAAAAAATCAAGTGAAATTTTATATAATAATAATGATTTAACAAAATTAGTAAAAGATTTTTATAAAAAAGAATTTTGGGATAAAATTAAAGGTAGTGAAATTAAAAATCAGGAAGTTGCGAATATTTTATTTATTTTTGCTGTAAATGTAGGATTAAAAAAATCAATTAAAATTTTACAGCAATTTTTAAATTTAAAAATTGACGGAATATTTGGAAATATTACGTTAAATGCTTTAAATAGTTATAATCCAAATGAATTTATTATAAAATTTAAATATAAAGAATTAAAATTTTACGAAAATTTAGTAAGAATAATGAAGAATTTGAAAAATTATCTTAAAGGTTGGATAAATCGCATTTATTTAAGTTAAAATCTTATAATTTGTTCTATTATTTTATTTTTATTTATTGACTTTTATCTTAAAATCTATTTGTGTAAAATGTTGATGTAATTATTAGAGTAAATCACTGTATATAAAGGTTTTAGAGATGAAAATTCATACAAATTTACAATGGTTATAATTAAATATTTTTTATTTTATTTAAAAAAATATTTGCAGCATAAAAGTTATCAAAACAATAATTAATTTTTTATGTAAAATTTGATATTTTTTAATTTTTGCATATTTTACTGACAAATATTGCTTTAGATTTTGCCGTATAATTTATATGTTTGTAGATAATTAAACTTTTACGGATTGTAATTAAATTATTCAAATAAAAAGAGAAAAATTATGCAGATTATAAAATGACCCCTACGAGATTTGAACTCATGTTACCGCCGTGAAAGGGCGATGTCCTAACCGTTAGACGAAGGGGCCAAAATATAAAATTGCTAATAAAAAATTAGCATAAAATGGTGGTCAGAGGCAGAATTGAACTGCCGACACGCAGATTTTCAGTCTACTGCTCTACCGACTGAGCTATCTAACCATCAAAAAAAGAACTGTAATTATACATTTTAATTGCTTAAATATTTATAAAATATTAAATTTTTAAAAAATAAAATTAGCGCTTAAATATCTTTTAATCTAAAATAAATGAATTTTATATGTTATTTAAAAAATTTTAACATCAAAGACGGATTTCGTGTGATTTTAATTTACAAAGATTTATGTGGATTTTAAATAAATAGAACAATTACACGACGTAAAAATTTATTGTTTTAAAATGCGGTATAAAACTATAAAATACTAAAATATTTTTATTAATGGTATCATCAAAACTAAATTTATGTGTATAACAAAGTGCCGATTTAATAAAAAATTAGTTAGAACCTTTTGAACTGCTGAGTTATATTTGCCTGACTTGGCTTTTTATAGTTTTGATAAAGCGGCTATTTTCAATATTTTTATTAATTTTTCTTATAATACTTTTCAATACCATTTTTTGTAATTTTTTATTGTTAACATATTGATTGCAGTTTATTTTATAATAAATAATTTTATTGTTTGCTGTTTTTAAAAAAAGAATAATAAAAAATAAACTACATAACTTTAACACTAAAAGCCGATTTTACAGAGATTATCTTAACAAACTTCAATAAAGATTTATATAGATTTTCAAACATCTGGCGGACAGAGAGGGATTTGAACCCTCGAGCCCTGATTGAGAGCTGCACCCTTAGCAGGGGTGTGGTTTCGGCCACTCACCCATCTGTCCAAGAAATGATTTTTATTTTATCAATAAAATATAGTTTAAAGAATAAAATGTGTCCTGCGTTGGATTCGAACCAACGACCCCCTCCTTAAAAGGGAGATGCTCTACCTACTGAGCTAGCAAGACACGTAAAAATAGTATGTAAGTGCAAAGCACTAAAAATTCGCAATATAAAAATGCGAAATACATAAAGTGGCGCGACGAACGAGGCTCGAACTCGTGACCTCCGCCGTGACAGGGCGGCATTCTAACCAGCTGAACTACCGTCGCATACCATTTGCAAAAGTGGTGGTCGCTAAAAGACTCGAACTTTTGACATCCACCTTGTAAGGGTGGCGCTCTACCAACTGAGCTAAGCGACCAAATTTTTGCAGGAACTGGAATTATACATTTTTGATAATAAAAAACAACTTAAATTAATTCAAATTTTTAAAAATTTTAAAAATTAGTTATACTAACGCTTGAGATTTTTATGAGAAAGCTGTTTTTTTTAATTTTATTGTCGGCGCATCTGTTCGGATACACAAGGCACGATATTGATATGGCGATTTATGGCGTAGCCGTATCACAAGGCGTGCAACCGGAAGTTTTATATACAATTGTAAAAATTGAAAGCGATTTCGATCCTTTTACAATTTCGTTTCTTACAAATATGGAAAATGCAAAATATTTCAGTAATTTAAGTTCGCCAAATATAGATGTTAAAATTTCAAAATATTCGCTGAATAATACAAAATGGGCTGTTGCAATTCATCCGGCAAATGAAATTTTGGCTATGCAAATCGCATCGCTTCTCATAAAAGACGGCTTTAATATCGATGTCGGACTTGGACAATTAAACTCCGTAAATTTTACTCCCGATGAAATTCCGCAAATTTTTTCACCTACATATAATCTCACAAAATGTGCAAAAGTTTTAAGAAAATGCTTCAACGCAAAAAATAAAA from Campylobacter hominis ATCC BAA-381 carries:
- a CDS encoding helix-turn-helix domain-containing protein; translation: MNKQEFQALLKKAGINKKELSEISGIPYPTVNAWGSRTPYPPYIDFLLKNYIKSKIYEDIKDRILEIEKISK
- a CDS encoding putative peptidoglycan-binding domain-containing protein, which codes for MSDFEIAFIRLCFLEFSNALNVLHKNKIEKDITYYGIYRLANPNWQGWQVVDKILKSNNYNFKKSSEILYNNNDLTKLVKDFYKKEFWDKIKGSEIKNQEVANILFIFAVNVGLKKSIKILQQFLNLKIDGIFGNITLNALNSYNPNEFIIKFKYKELKFYENLVRIMKNLKNYLKGWINRIYLS
- a CDS encoding transglycosylase SLT domain-containing protein, with protein sequence MRKLFFLILLSAHLFGYTRHDIDMAIYGVAVSQGVQPEVLYTIVKIESDFDPFTISFLTNMENAKYFSNLSSPNIDVKISKYSLNNTKWAVAIHPANEILAMQIASLLIKDGFNIDVGLGQLNSVNFTPDEIPQIFSPTYNLTKCAKVLRKCFNAKNKNLTNTIECYNYGMRRRPSNPYFNKFFRHYKEFFGDPTR